In a single window of the Anaerocolumna cellulosilytica genome:
- the trpA gene encoding tryptophan synthase subunit alpha, with protein sequence MSRIQTAFQKGKAFIAFVTGGDPDLETTEQLIYAMEEAGADLIEIGIPFSDPIAEGAVIQEANERALSSGCTTDTLFDLIAKVRQKVKVPLVFLTYINPIYTYGKDRFMSKCKESGIDGIIIPDLPYEEKDELEPDCLRYGIDLITLIAPTSNERIKMIAKDAKGFIYCVSSLGVTGVRSEINTDVDSMISLVREVTTTPCAVGFGISTPDQAAKFAKASDGAIVGSAIVKIIAQHGKDSLSYVSDYVKAMKEAVRNA encoded by the coding sequence ATGAGTAGAATTCAAACTGCATTCCAAAAGGGTAAAGCTTTTATTGCCTTCGTCACAGGCGGAGACCCTGATCTAGAAACAACAGAGCAATTAATTTATGCTATGGAAGAAGCAGGCGCTGATTTAATTGAAATCGGTATTCCTTTTTCTGACCCTATTGCAGAAGGAGCCGTAATACAGGAGGCTAATGAACGGGCTTTATCCTCCGGTTGCACTACTGATACATTATTTGATTTAATAGCCAAAGTGCGGCAGAAGGTTAAAGTTCCTCTCGTATTTTTGACCTATATTAATCCTATTTATACATATGGAAAGGATAGATTTATGTCAAAATGTAAAGAAAGCGGTATTGACGGCATTATAATACCAGACCTTCCCTATGAAGAAAAGGATGAATTAGAACCGGACTGCTTACGCTATGGAATTGATTTAATTACCTTAATCGCACCAACCTCTAATGAGCGTATTAAAATGATAGCAAAAGATGCAAAAGGGTTTATTTATTGTGTATCCTCCTTAGGTGTAACTGGTGTGCGTTCAGAAATAAACACAGATGTAGATTCTATGATAAGCCTTGTCAGAGAAGTAACCACAACCCCTTGTGCAGTAGGATTTGGTATCTCTACCCCTGACCAGGCGGCTAAATTTGCAAAGGCTTCGGATGGAGCTATTGTAGGAAGTGCCATAGTAAAAATAATTGCCCAGCATGGAAAAGACAGTCTTTCCTATGTAAGCGATTATGTAAAGGCAATGAAAGAGGCTGTTCGTAATGCATGA
- a CDS encoding ABC transporter ATP-binding protein: MHQLSMCRSKQMGIIMKNIIKYLKPYSFRMTIGFIIKVGGTFMDLGLPWVLAYIIDDVIPLSEVKLILYWGLVMLFLSVGARAMNVIANRMASRVAGDTVERLRHDLFWKIEQLSGAQVDQYTIPSLISRMTSDTYNIHQMVGMMQRLGVRAPIILIGGIIITATLEPVLTLVLIAILPLLAIAVYLVSKKGIPMYSKSQAAADTMIRIVRENISGIRVIKALSKTSHEKRRFSKGNEEVVDREFKAGATMAIINPTMNLLLNVGLTLVVIVGAYRVNSGASEVGKIVAFLSYFTMILNAMLMVTRIFITLSKASASAGRISEVLCAEEDLKLYTEETYPASKEEVNLHIEFKQVSFEYNQTKKTAVPSDSIAVVSDKAGEAESSTCVEDINIKIKPRESLGIIGSTGSGKTTLINLLMRYYDVSEGAIYINSKDIRTIPLNNLRKKFGVVFQNDTIFADTVKGNIDLSRGLPFPQIVQAAEDAQAKEYIEQLGIGDTPVECTEALPIHAVTANPVDFSANKDTISTKDTINNKAIRFEYPVAIKGANLSGGQKQRLLVARALAGKPEILILDDSSSALDYKTDSSLRQAIKRHYSDTTILMVAQRISSIMHMDHILVLEDGKMIGYGTHDQLLESCEVYQEIYQSQMGNA, translated from the coding sequence GTGCATCAATTAAGTATGTGCCGAAGCAAGCAGATGGGAATAATTATGAAAAATATAATAAAATACCTAAAACCATATAGTTTTCGTATGACAATTGGTTTTATCATTAAAGTTGGCGGTACCTTTATGGATCTAGGATTACCTTGGGTATTAGCCTATATTATAGATGATGTAATACCTTTGTCAGAAGTGAAATTAATCTTATACTGGGGCTTAGTCATGCTATTTTTGTCAGTAGGTGCGCGAGCAATGAATGTCATAGCCAATCGTATGGCTTCCAGAGTAGCAGGTGATACCGTCGAAAGACTTCGCCACGACTTATTCTGGAAGATAGAGCAGTTATCCGGCGCTCAAGTCGACCAATATACTATCCCCTCCCTTATCTCAAGAATGACCTCTGACACTTATAATATACATCAGATGGTTGGTATGATGCAGCGCTTAGGGGTCAGGGCACCCATTATCCTCATTGGCGGAATTATTATTACCGCCACCCTAGAGCCTGTTTTAACCCTGGTTTTGATTGCAATTCTACCTTTACTAGCTATTGCTGTCTATTTGGTTTCTAAAAAAGGAATTCCTATGTACTCTAAAAGCCAAGCAGCAGCAGATACAATGATACGTATTGTAAGGGAAAATATAAGCGGTATACGTGTAATAAAGGCACTTTCTAAAACCAGCCACGAAAAAAGACGTTTTTCCAAAGGAAATGAGGAGGTCGTTGACCGTGAATTTAAAGCCGGGGCCACTATGGCAATTATTAATCCGACTATGAATCTCTTGCTTAATGTTGGACTTACTCTTGTAGTCATTGTAGGTGCTTACCGTGTCAACAGCGGGGCGTCTGAGGTAGGTAAGATTGTTGCATTCCTGTCCTATTTTACAATGATTTTAAATGCTATGCTTATGGTTACCCGTATTTTTATAACCTTATCAAAGGCAAGTGCTTCTGCTGGGCGTATATCCGAAGTTTTATGCGCAGAAGAGGACTTAAAGCTTTATACGGAAGAAACATATCCGGCTAGTAAGGAAGAAGTAAATTTACATATAGAATTCAAACAGGTATCATTTGAATATAATCAGACAAAAAAGACCGCTGTTCCAAGTGATTCTATTGCTGTAGTAAGCGATAAGGCCGGCGAAGCGGAATCGTCTACATGTGTAGAAGATATTAATATTAAGATTAAGCCACGTGAATCTTTAGGGATTATCGGTTCTACCGGTTCAGGTAAAACTACATTAATTAATTTATTAATGCGCTACTATGATGTATCTGAAGGAGCTATATACATTAATTCAAAAGATATTAGAACGATTCCCCTTAATAATTTACGAAAGAAATTTGGTGTAGTATTCCAAAATGATACCATTTTTGCTGATACAGTGAAAGGTAATATTGATTTAAGCAGAGGACTTCCTTTTCCTCAAATAGTTCAAGCAGCAGAAGATGCACAGGCAAAGGAATACATAGAGCAGCTTGGTATTGGGGATACACCTGTAGAATGTACAGAAGCCCTCCCAATACATGCTGTGACTGCTAATCCTGTTGATTTTTCAGCTAATAAGGATACCATATCTACTAAAGATACAATAAATAATAAAGCTATCCGGTTTGAATACCCAGTGGCGATTAAAGGTGCAAATTTAAGCGGTGGTCAAAAGCAAAGACTCTTGGTCGCCAGAGCCTTAGCAGGAAAACCTGAAATACTAATTCTTGATGATTCCTCAAGTGCCTTAGATTACAAAACAGATTCTAGTTTAAGGCAGGCTATAAAACGTCATTACAGTGATACTACGATACTTATGGTTGCGCAGAGAATCAGTTCCATTATGCATATGGATCACATATTAGTTCTAGAAGACGGTAAAATGATAGGCTACGGAACCCACGACCAATTGCTGGAATCCTGTGAAGTCTATCAGGAGATTTACCAGTCGCAAATGGGTAATGCCTAG
- a CDS encoding flavin monoamine oxidase family protein — protein sequence MVLQLNPSNPMNPTDTERYQMLQNALARTGRSEDFQNIIQLLNPPEDITNYASYGDFKDLKIAIIGGGLAGMSAAFELRKLGADITIYEASEERIGGRVYTYYFDKDKKYYGEFGPMRIPVSHGTTWHYINLFHLITVPLTSPFSNNFLYVHNTRIRREPTGEITKYIYPLYNMTADERNLPWTELNEYAFSAALNGLSPDVRRELLQILPAYSPEYAGYINLSNRQMLEMLGLSQDTITLLASVDPLTGGLLNTSYSETLQEEYSLDYINTYRISGGMIHLPLAFYESLTNKSPKEYNQPTDTIGTIDFKLGTVINGIYQPENGKSVLLKAEGKNNKEELQEYDYVICSIPFSTLRLVDIKPFFTNQKMQAIRELNYVDSLKAAFLCKKRFWEENAEYGNMNGGISFTDLPIQSIIYPADHFYCSELNPCQPSEPGVLMAAYNLHLDSIRVGNQDEKRRFRSIKREVEEVHGLPEGYLNSIVAEHKILEWNHEYWARGAFVAELPGQKINFAYTVQEPEYNNRLFFAGEHTSTKHGWMQGSLYSGMQAANMLAYYRTRST from the coding sequence ATGGTACTACAACTTAACCCCAGCAATCCTATGAATCCTACAGATACGGAACGGTATCAGATGTTGCAAAATGCATTAGCAAGAACTGGGCGTTCGGAAGATTTTCAAAACATCATCCAGCTTTTAAACCCACCAGAAGATATTACAAATTATGCCTCCTACGGTGATTTTAAGGATTTAAAAATTGCGATTATCGGAGGAGGACTTGCCGGAATGTCAGCCGCTTTTGAGCTTCGTAAACTTGGTGCAGATATAACTATCTATGAAGCTTCTGAGGAAAGAATCGGGGGACGTGTCTATACTTACTATTTTGATAAGGATAAAAAATATTATGGTGAATTCGGCCCCATGCGGATACCTGTTTCACATGGAACGACATGGCACTATATCAATTTATTTCACCTCATTACGGTTCCTCTTACATCTCCTTTTTCTAACAACTTTCTCTATGTTCATAATACAAGGATTCGAAGAGAGCCGACAGGAGAGATAACAAAATACATATACCCTTTATATAACATGACAGCGGATGAGCGTAATTTACCCTGGACAGAGCTTAATGAGTATGCCTTCTCTGCTGCTCTAAACGGTCTCTCACCAGATGTTAGACGTGAATTATTACAGATTCTTCCTGCCTATTCCCCGGAATATGCCGGCTATATTAATCTTAGTAACCGTCAAATGCTTGAAATGTTAGGACTTAGTCAGGATACGATAACCTTATTAGCCAGTGTTGATCCGTTGACAGGGGGATTATTAAATACAAGCTATAGTGAAACCTTGCAAGAGGAATATTCGCTGGATTATATAAATACATATCGTATCTCTGGTGGAATGATACACCTTCCATTGGCTTTTTACGAATCTTTAACGAATAAATCACCGAAGGAATATAACCAGCCGACTGATACAATCGGTACAATAGACTTTAAACTAGGGACAGTAATAAATGGAATATATCAGCCAGAGAATGGGAAATCTGTTTTATTAAAGGCAGAAGGTAAAAATAATAAAGAAGAGTTACAGGAATATGATTATGTCATATGTTCCATACCTTTTTCAACCTTACGACTGGTAGATATTAAGCCTTTCTTTACCAATCAAAAGATGCAGGCTATTCGTGAATTGAATTATGTGGATTCATTAAAAGCAGCTTTCTTATGTAAAAAGCGGTTTTGGGAAGAGAACGCTGAATATGGTAATATGAACGGGGGGATTTCTTTTACAGATTTACCTATACAATCCATTATATATCCGGCTGATCATTTCTACTGTTCGGAGCTGAATCCCTGCCAGCCATCAGAGCCGGGTGTACTGATGGCTGCTTATAATCTGCATCTGGATTCTATAAGAGTTGGAAACCAGGATGAAAAGAGGCGATTTAGATCCATTAAACGGGAGGTTGAAGAGGTTCACGGCTTACCGGAAGGATATTTAAACTCCATAGTAGCTGAGCATAAGATATTGGAATGGAATCATGAATACTGGGCCAGAGGGGCTTTTGTAGCGGAACTGCCGGGGCAAAAGATTAATTTTGCCTATACTGTTCAGGAACCGGAATATAATAACAGGCTTTTTTTTGCAGGAGAACACACCTCAACAAAGCATGGGTGGATGCAAGGTTCTTTATACAGCGGAATGCAAGCTGCTAATATGCTGGCATATTATAGAACCAGAAGTACTTAA
- a CDS encoding xanthine phosphoribosyltransferase, with amino-acid sequence MKLLQERILKDGNVKSGNVLKVDSFLNHQMDIELFNEIGKEFKRIFADYNINKILTIEASGIGIACITAQYFNSPVVFAKKAQSINIDGAVYSTKIESFTHKKTYDVIVSKKFLNPEDRVLIIDDFLANGCALAGLIELVRSAGATVEGIGIVVEKGFQNGGELIRSMGVRLESLAIVDAMNADDGSITFRN; translated from the coding sequence ATGAAATTACTACAGGAGAGAATATTAAAAGACGGAAATGTTAAAAGCGGGAATGTATTAAAGGTTGACAGTTTCCTAAATCATCAGATGGACATTGAATTATTTAATGAAATCGGAAAGGAATTCAAAAGAATCTTTGCTGATTACAATATAAATAAGATATTAACCATAGAAGCCTCAGGAATCGGAATTGCCTGTATTACAGCTCAGTACTTTAATTCACCGGTAGTATTTGCAAAGAAAGCACAAAGTATTAACATTGACGGTGCTGTCTACTCTACTAAAATCGAATCCTTTACTCATAAAAAAACTTATGATGTCATAGTATCTAAAAAATTCTTAAATCCCGAAGACAGAGTTTTAATAATAGATGATTTTCTTGCCAATGGATGTGCCTTGGCGGGATTAATTGAATTGGTCCGCAGTGCAGGTGCGACTGTCGAAGGTATTGGAATTGTTGTTGAAAAAGGATTCCAAAATGGTGGAGAACTAATTCGTTCTATGGGTGTAAGGCTGGAATCACTTGCAATTGTAGATGCCATGAACGCTGATGACGGAAGCATTACTTTTCGCAATTAA
- the holA gene encoding DNA polymerase III subunit delta translates to MKNIKEHIKQNQFKPVYLLYGSEAYLKKLYKDKLKTAILAGEDDMNFSYFEGKGIDLSKVIDVANTLPFFSDRRLVIIENSGLFKSQSDLADFIKIVPSTTHFIFVESEVDKRNRLYKAIKDIGTISEMNRMDEANLKLWIASLLDKDKKKITGDAVVYLLSKTGTDMENIQNEVEKLCCYALERDIITTDDIEAVCTTQIAGKIFQMVDAIGSRKQKQALELYYDLLALKEKPMSILFLITRQFNILIQVKDLAGLGYNNTVISQKTSLMPFTISKYISQGKNFPMDTLKEALQSCIDIEEQIKTGRLIDKIGVELLIIKYSATG, encoded by the coding sequence ATGAAAAATATAAAAGAGCACATTAAGCAGAATCAATTTAAACCTGTATATCTGCTATATGGAAGCGAAGCTTATCTAAAAAAACTATATAAAGATAAACTGAAAACCGCTATCTTAGCAGGAGAAGATGATATGAATTTTTCCTACTTTGAGGGAAAAGGCATTGACCTTTCCAAGGTGATAGATGTTGCTAATACTTTGCCCTTTTTTAGTGACAGAAGATTAGTCATTATAGAAAACAGTGGCTTATTTAAAAGCCAGAGTGATTTGGCTGATTTCATAAAAATAGTTCCGTCTACAACACATTTCATTTTTGTGGAATCGGAAGTAGATAAAAGAAATCGCCTGTACAAAGCGATAAAAGATATAGGCACTATTTCTGAAATGAACCGTATGGATGAAGCGAATCTAAAATTATGGATTGCCTCCTTATTGGACAAGGACAAGAAAAAAATTACAGGTGATGCTGTAGTGTATCTACTAAGTAAAACCGGAACAGATATGGAGAATATCCAAAATGAAGTAGAAAAGCTATGCTGTTATGCTTTAGAACGGGATATTATAACTACTGATGATATTGAAGCTGTTTGTACGACTCAAATAGCAGGAAAAATATTTCAAATGGTGGATGCCATTGGCAGCAGAAAGCAAAAACAAGCTCTGGAACTTTACTATGATTTACTTGCTCTAAAAGAAAAGCCCATGTCAATCCTATTCCTTATCACAAGACAGTTTAATATATTGATTCAAGTAAAGGATTTAGCGGGTCTTGGTTATAACAATACAGTCATTAGTCAGAAAACAAGCTTAATGCCTTTTACAATTAGTAAGTACATCAGCCAGGGTAAAAATTTTCCCATGGATACTTTAAAAGAGGCTTTGCAAAGCTGTATTGATATTGAAGAGCAGATTAAAACCGGTCGACTGATAGATAAAATAGGCGTGGAATTATTAATTATTAAGTATAGCGCAACTGGGTAA
- a CDS encoding leucine-rich repeat protein, producing the protein MFSHTAWLERTRVTVESSDISIGQAAFADCNKLIDIDLPKSLKAIDSTVFSNTHWIKQNTCNQIQIKYRLPYLQELIKFM; encoded by the coding sequence GTGTTTTCACATACAGCATGGCTGGAAAGGACCCGAGTTACAGTAGAAAGCTCTGACATAAGTATAGGACAGGCGGCATTTGCTGATTGTAATAAGCTGATAGATATAGACCTGCCAAAATCACTAAAAGCAATTGATTCGACAGTCTTTTCCAATACACATTGGATTAAGCAAAATACTTGTAATCAGATTCAAATAAAATATCGACTACCATACCTACAAGAATTAATAAAATTTATGTAA
- a CDS encoding family 43 glycosylhydrolase produces the protein MPNPYLPRWEYIPDGEPRVFGNRIYVYGSHDLAGSDKFCDYKLKVWSAPIDNLSNWTCHGTVFHTRAVDNEKSDTPWTDGELYAPDVVEKDGKYYLYAYIFYAKGCVAVSDKPEGPFQLVSQYQVPENSPQVLKDGVFVDPGVLVDDDGRVYIYYGYQAAYMAEINAFNMFEIIDGSYISDIIPTETPYDFFEACSLRKIESTYYLIYSPKIGSRLAYATAASPRGPFQYRGVIIDNGVDYPGGNNHGSICNINGQWYIFYHRMTNGTIMSRRACVERIEIQRDGTIEQVEMTSLGFEISLSPYEIVSSDIACVLKGGCFITEKNIFTRVITNITNGCIIGYKHFDFGDDFSSKSMDFNIFIHGTGCKSKLHILIDDYETGEEIGTIEIGSDDGVYNTSVKNVTGIHALYFIIQDSFEGFFTDLFKGRQLFEIHSFVFTK, from the coding sequence ATGCCTAATCCATATCTCCCAAGATGGGAGTACATACCCGACGGAGAACCAAGAGTATTTGGAAATCGAATTTACGTATACGGTTCACATGACTTAGCTGGTTCCGATAAATTCTGTGACTATAAATTAAAAGTTTGGTCTGCTCCAATTGACAATCTAAGCAACTGGACCTGCCACGGAACAGTGTTTCATACAAGGGCAGTGGACAATGAAAAAAGTGATACTCCTTGGACTGACGGAGAGCTCTATGCGCCGGATGTAGTAGAAAAAGATGGCAAATATTATCTTTATGCTTATATTTTTTATGCTAAGGGGTGTGTTGCAGTCAGTGATAAGCCAGAAGGGCCTTTTCAACTAGTATCACAATATCAAGTTCCTGAGAATTCACCACAAGTGCTAAAGGATGGTGTTTTTGTAGACCCGGGCGTATTGGTGGATGATGACGGCAGAGTATATATATACTACGGTTATCAAGCAGCTTATATGGCTGAAATTAATGCTTTTAATATGTTTGAAATTATTGATGGCAGTTATATTTCTGACATTATTCCTACAGAAACACCCTATGATTTCTTTGAAGCATGTTCCTTACGGAAGATTGAAAGCACTTACTACTTGATTTACTCTCCCAAAATCGGAAGCAGACTCGCGTATGCCACCGCAGCTTCACCAAGGGGTCCCTTTCAATACAGAGGAGTTATTATAGATAATGGTGTTGATTATCCGGGCGGCAATAACCATGGTTCAATCTGTAATATAAATGGACAATGGTATATATTTTATCATCGTATGACAAATGGAACTATTATGTCAAGACGCGCTTGTGTTGAACGAATAGAGATACAAAGGGATGGTACAATAGAACAGGTTGAGATGACTTCTTTAGGGTTTGAAATATCCCTTTCTCCTTATGAAATAGTATCTTCTGATATTGCATGCGTTCTCAAGGGGGGCTGTTTTATTACAGAAAAGAATATATTTACGAGAGTAATCACTAATATAACAAATGGTTGTATCATTGGATATAAACATTTTGATTTTGGTGATGATTTTAGTAGTAAATCCATGGATTTTAATATCTTTATACATGGAACCGGCTGTAAATCAAAACTGCATATATTAATTGATGATTATGAGACGGGAGAAGAAATTGGAACGATAGAGATTGGCTCTGACGATGGTGTATATAATACCTCTGTAAAGAATGTTACAGGTATACATGCATTATATTTTATAATTCAAGATAGTTTTGAAGGTTTCTTCACTGACTTGTTCAAAGGAAGACAACTTTTTGAAATACATTCTTTTGTTTTTACAAAATAG
- a CDS encoding ABC transporter ATP-binding protein, with protein sequence MGAIKSNKTKKKSNIEKPRDTKSVLKRLSKYLYQDKWRIIVAIVLTITSNLFALIGPMLSGYAVDAIEPGKGAVMFDKVFYYGAWMILFYLLSSILSYILSILMLKISQKVTRQMREDIFEKLVELPVGYYDTRQSGDIISRISYDIDTISTSLSTDVVQIFASVITVVGSFIMMIMISPILVLVMLITIPLSIGYTKYMSGRVRPLFRKRSEKLGQLNGFVEEMVSGQKTIKAYAREQVVTDKFDSINKEAVEAYYDADYYGSIVGPTVNFINNLSLSLVTVFGALLYLFGKMTLGNISAFVLYSRKFSGPINEAANIVSELQSAAAAAERVFKIMDEEPEMKDIPDAKELTDVKGCVTLNHVTFGYSQDKMIIKNLNMEAKEGNLIAIVGPTGAGKTTIINLLMRFYDVNQGNIQINNQNISEVTRKSLRQAYTMVLQDTWVFHGTIFENIAYGKENATMEEVVEAAKAAKIHSFIKKLPEGYHTILSEDGMNMSKGQKQLLTIARAMLMDAKILILDEATSNVDTRTEIQIQAAMRKLMADKTCFVIAHRLSTIQNADLILVVDQGNVIEQGNHKELMERQGFYYKLYSSQFE encoded by the coding sequence ATGGGTGCTATAAAATCAAATAAAACAAAAAAGAAATCCAACATAGAAAAACCAAGAGATACCAAATCAGTTCTAAAAAGACTTTCAAAATATCTTTATCAGGATAAATGGAGAATTATAGTAGCTATAGTTTTAACTATAACCAGCAACCTATTTGCCCTAATCGGACCTATGTTATCTGGTTATGCCGTGGATGCCATTGAGCCCGGCAAAGGAGCTGTAATGTTTGATAAGGTTTTTTATTACGGGGCATGGATGATTCTTTTCTACCTGCTATCCTCCATACTATCGTATATACTCTCTATACTAATGTTAAAAATCAGTCAGAAAGTAACCAGACAAATGCGGGAAGATATATTTGAGAAACTGGTGGAACTTCCAGTGGGTTATTATGATACCAGGCAATCCGGAGATATTATCAGCAGAATATCCTATGACATAGATACAATAAGCACCTCTTTGTCAACAGATGTTGTACAAATATTTGCCAGTGTCATAACAGTCGTAGGTTCCTTCATAATGATGATAATGATATCTCCGATACTCGTATTAGTTATGCTAATTACCATCCCTCTGTCTATAGGCTACACCAAATATATGTCCGGCAGAGTCAGACCATTATTTCGCAAACGTTCCGAAAAACTTGGACAGTTGAATGGTTTTGTTGAAGAGATGGTGTCCGGTCAGAAGACTATCAAAGCCTATGCAAGAGAGCAAGTGGTAACGGATAAGTTTGATAGTATTAACAAAGAAGCCGTAGAGGCTTATTATGATGCTGATTACTACGGCAGTATCGTTGGACCAACGGTTAACTTTATAAATAACTTGTCACTGTCTCTGGTAACAGTATTCGGTGCACTGCTATACCTGTTTGGGAAGATGACTTTAGGCAACATATCAGCCTTTGTACTATATTCCAGGAAATTTTCCGGTCCTATCAATGAAGCTGCTAATATTGTCAGTGAATTACAGTCAGCGGCGGCAGCGGCAGAACGAGTATTTAAAATAATGGATGAAGAGCCGGAAATGAAAGACATACCGGATGCCAAAGAGCTAACCGACGTGAAAGGCTGTGTAACGCTAAATCATGTTACTTTTGGTTATAGTCAGGATAAAATGATTATCAAAAATCTCAACATGGAAGCAAAGGAAGGTAACCTTATTGCTATTGTGGGTCCCACAGGTGCTGGCAAAACCACCATCATTAATCTGTTAATGCGCTTTTATGATGTGAATCAGGGAAATATACAGATAAATAATCAGAATATCAGCGAAGTTACCCGCAAGAGTTTGCGGCAGGCTTATACTATGGTATTACAGGATACCTGGGTTTTTCATGGAACAATTTTTGAAAATATTGCTTACGGAAAAGAGAATGCTACCATGGAAGAAGTGGTGGAAGCAGCAAAAGCAGCAAAAATTCATTCTTTCATAAAAAAACTGCCAGAAGGATACCACACTATCTTAAGTGAAGACGGTATGAATATGTCAAAAGGCCAGAAACAGCTTTTGACTATAGCGAGAGCCATGTTAATGGATGCTAAAATACTTATCCTAGACGAAGCTACCTCTAATGTAGATACAAGAACCGAAATACAGATTCAGGCTGCCATGAGAAAATTGATGGCTGATAAAACCTGCTTTGTAATTGCCCACCGGCTGTCAACGATTCAAAATGCTGATTTAATTCTGGTAGTAGACCAAGGGAATGTCATTGAACAGGGAAACCATAAGGAATTAATGGAACGACAAGGCTTTTATTACAAACTATATTCTTCACAGTTTGAATAA